Proteins encoded in a region of the Trichomycterus rosablanca isolate fTriRos1 chromosome 26, fTriRos1.hap1, whole genome shotgun sequence genome:
- the fdx1b gene encoding ferredoxin 1b yields the protein MALSVCVRPLLSSNRLLSLVQTLGFRNLLRCFSSNQELQKSSPPGSKVQLHFVNQSGIKTSVTAAVGESLLDIVVNKNLQIDGFGACEGTLACSTCHLIFDDSVYERLEPMADEEMDMLDLAYGLTKKSRLGCQVMVEPWMDGMTVCVPQEIKDQRVSQEAKNQQ from the exons ATggctctgagtgtgtgtgtgcgtccaCTGCTCTCCTCAAACCGACTCCTCTCACTGGTTCAAACTTTGGGCTTCAGGAACCTTCTGAGATGTTTCAGCAGCAACCAGGAGCTCCAGAAGAGCAG tcctCCAGGCTCTAAGGTGCAGTTACACTTTGTGAATCAGAGCGGGATTAAGACGAGCGTGACGGCGGCGGTGGGAGAATCTCTGCTCGACATCGTCGTGAATAAAAACCTGCAGATCGACGGTTTCG gtgCGTGTGAGGGAACTTTGGCATGTTCTACGTGTCACCTGATCTTCGATGACTCCGTGTACGAGCGCTTGGAGCCGATGGCCGATGAGGAGATGGACATGCTCGATCTGGCTTACGGACTCACCAAGAA ATCCCGGCTGGGCTGTCAGGTGATGGTGGAGCCCTGGATGGATggtatgacagtgtgtgtacCACAAGAGATCAAAGATCAACGAGTGAGTCAGGAGGCAAAGAACcagcagtaa
- the msna gene encoding moesin a, whose product MPKTISVRVTTMDAELEFAILPNTTGKQLFDQVVKTIGLREVWFFGLQYQDTKGFPTWLKLNKKVTAQDVRKESPLLFKFRAKFYPEDVSEELIQEATQRLFFLQVKEGILNDDIYCPPETAVLLASYAVQAKYADYNKDAHTPGYLSGEKLLPQRVLEQHKLNKEQWEERIQVWHEEHRGMLREDSMMEYLKIAQDLEMYGVNYFSIKNKKGTELWLGVDALGLNIYEQNDKMTPKIGFPWSEIRNISFNDKKFVIKPIDKKAPDFVFYAPRLRINKRILALCMGNHELYMRRRKPDTIEVQQMKAQAKEEKNHKKMERAMLENEKKKREQAEKEKEKIEKEKEELMERLRQIEEQTKKAQEELEEQTRRALELEQERKRAHEEAERLEKERRLAEEAKLTLLQQAESQMKNQEHLATELAELTSKISLLEDAKQKKEDEAALWQQKATLVQEDLEKTKEELKSTMMATHVQEAVHGDSDHDESDESNAEASAELTNGAAYKDRSEEERMTEAEKNERVQKHLQALSSELANARDETMKTQNDIIHAENVRAGRDKYKTLRQIRSGNTKQRIDEFECM is encoded by the exons aTTAGCGTACGTGTGACCACGATGGACGCAGAGCTGGAATTCGCCATCCTGCCCAACACCACCGGCAAACAGCTCTTcgatcag gtggtgaaGACCATCGGGCTGAGGGAGGTGTGGTTTTTCGGCCTGCAGTACCAGGATACCAAGGGCTTTCCAACCTGGCTTAAACTCAACAagaag gtaacgGCGCAGGACGTGCGTAAGGAAAGCCCGCTGCTGTTTAAATTTCGGGCGAAGTTCTACCCCGAGGACGTCTCTGAGGAGCTCATCCAGGAGGCCACGCAGAGACTCTTCTTCCTGCAG gtgaaggAAGGTATACTGAATGATGACATTTACTGCCCCCCTGAGACCGCCGTGTTACTGGCATCGTACGCCGTTCAGGCCAAATACGCCGATTACAACAAAGACGCTCACACACCTGGATACCTGTCCGGCGAAAAGCTCCTCCCACagag ggttcTGGAGCAGCACAAGCTGAATAAGGAACAGTGGGAGGAGAGGATTCAGGTTTGGCATGAGGAACACAGGGGCatgctcag ggaggACTCGATGATGGAGTACCTGAAGATCGCTCAGGATCTGGAGATGTACGGGGTGAATTACTTCAGCATTAAGAATAAGAAGGGGACGGAACTGTGGCTGGGCGTGGACGCTCTCGGCCTCAACATCTACGAACAGAACGACAA GATGACGCCGAAGATCGGGTTTCCGTGGAGCGAGATCAGGAACATCTCCTTCAACGACAAGAAGTTTGTCATCAAACCCATCGATAAGAAAGCGCCG GATTTCGTGTTCTACGCCCCTCGGCTGCGCATCAACAAGCGGATCCTGGCGCTGTGCATGGGCAATCACGAGCTGTACATGCGGCGCCGGAAACCCGACACCATCGAGGTGCAGCAGATGAAAGCTCAGGCCAAAGAGGAGAAGAACCACAAGAAGATGGAGAG GGCGATGTTGGAGAACGAGAAGAAGAAGAGGGAGCAGGCAGAGAAGGAGAAGGAGAAGATAGAGAAGGAGAAGGAGGAGCTGATGGAGAGACTGAGGCAGATCGAAGAGCAAACCAAGAAAGCACAAGAAG agctGGAGGAGCAGACACGCAGAGCGCTGGAGTTGGAGCAGGAGAGGAAGAGGGCTCATGAAGAGGCTGAACGTCTGGAGAAAGAACGACGACTCGCAGAGGAAGCAAAACTCACCCTACTGCAGCAAGCTGAGAGTCAGATGAAGAACCAGGAGCACCtg gcCACTGAGTTGGCAGAGCTCACCTCTAAGATCTCTCTGCTTGAGGATGCCAAACAGAAGAAGGAGGACGAGGCAGCGCTGTGGCAGCAGAAG GCCACCTTGGTTCAGGAGGACCTGGAGAAGACGAAGGAGGAGCTGAAGAGCACCATGATGGCGACTCACGTGCAGGAAGCGGTTCATGGAGACAGCGATCACGACGAGAGCGACGAGAGCAACGCCGAGGCCAGCGCCGAGCTCACCAACGGCGCCGCCTACAAGGACCGCAGTGAGGAGGAGCGCATGACCGAGGCCGAGAAGAACGAACGGGTGCAGAAACACCTGCAg GCTCTGAGTTCGGAGCTGGCCAACGCTCGCGACGAGACGATGAAAACGCAGAACGACATCATCCACGCGGAGAACGTCCGGGCCGGCCGCGACAAGTACAAGACCCTGCGGCAGATCCGCTCCGGAAACACCAAACAGCGCATCGACGAGTTTGAGTGCATGTAG